From one Acidimicrobiales bacterium genomic stretch:
- a CDS encoding phosphoglycerate kinase, with protein sequence MSVPVLEDLGDLDGRRVLVRADFNVPLEDGEITDDLRIRSALPTLRWLQEQGATVTACSHLGRPKGAPDPAFSMDPVRARLAELAPGVELLENLRFDPGETGNDPAFVQKLIEGQDAYVNDAFGASHRAHASIVGPPQFLPSAAGRLLAREAEVLLGVRTDPRHPFVAILGGAKVSDKLGVIEALLQVVDTLIVGGGMCFTFLAAQGKSIGSSLVEPDQIDTCARLLSESDAVHLPSDITGLGPGGKIGDPSAGGEVRQFGTNLPDGWMGLDIGPGTAAEFLDIIGEAGTVLWNGPMGVFEDERFAAGTRAVAEAVADARGFTVVGGGDSASALAKFGLADQVDYLSTGGGASLELLEQGDLPGLKALREAPNA encoded by the coding sequence ATGAGCGTGCCGGTCCTGGAGGACCTCGGCGACCTCGACGGTCGCCGGGTCCTCGTCCGCGCCGACTTCAACGTCCCGTTGGAGGACGGCGAGATCACCGACGACCTGCGCATCCGGTCGGCCCTGCCCACCCTGCGCTGGTTGCAGGAGCAGGGCGCCACGGTCACGGCGTGCAGCCACCTCGGACGACCCAAGGGGGCGCCCGACCCGGCGTTCTCGATGGACCCCGTCCGGGCGCGGCTCGCCGAGCTGGCGCCGGGGGTCGAGCTGCTCGAGAACCTGCGCTTCGACCCGGGCGAGACGGGCAACGACCCGGCCTTCGTGCAGAAGCTGATCGAAGGTCAGGACGCCTACGTCAACGACGCCTTCGGCGCGTCGCACCGGGCGCACGCCTCCATCGTGGGGCCGCCGCAGTTCCTGCCGTCGGCCGCCGGGCGCCTGCTGGCCCGTGAGGCCGAGGTGCTGCTCGGCGTCCGCACCGACCCCCGCCACCCGTTCGTGGCCATCCTCGGCGGGGCCAAGGTGAGCGACAAGCTCGGTGTCATCGAGGCGCTGCTCCAGGTGGTGGACACGCTCATCGTCGGCGGCGGCATGTGCTTCACGTTCCTGGCGGCGCAGGGCAAGAGCATCGGCTCCTCGCTGGTCGAGCCCGACCAGATCGACACCTGTGCGCGGTTGCTGTCCGAGAGCGACGCCGTCCACCTGCCCAGCGACATCACGGGCCTCGGCCCGGGGGGCAAGATCGGCGACCCGTCGGCGGGCGGCGAGGTGCGCCAGTTCGGCACCAATCTGCCCGACGGCTGGATGGGCCTCGACATCGGTCCCGGGACCGCCGCCGAGTTCCTCGACATCATCGGCGAGGCCGGCACCGTGCTCTGGAACGGCCCCATGGGTGTGTTCGAGGACGAGCGCTTCGCGGCCGGCACCCGGGCGGTGGCCGAAGCCGTGGCGGACGCCCGCGGGTTCACCGTGGTCGGCGGCGGCGACAGCGCCTCGGCGCTGGCCAAGTTCGGGTTGGCCGATCAGGTCGACTACCTTTCGACGGGTGGCGGTGCGTCGCTCGAACTGCTGGAGCAGGGGGACCTGCCCGGCCTGAAGGCCCTCCGGGAGGCCCCCAATGCCTGA
- the rapZ gene encoding RNase adapter RapZ, with product MSEIIIIAGLSGAGRSQAADNLEDLGWFVIDNLPPALMPKVSELAQAPGSGYERVGLVVGASGPDHSEVLESLRALRSTDAMVRVLFLDASTEVLVRRYESTRRRHPLADGDRLADAIERERELLDPVKAGADVVIDTTELNIHQLKARIGDLFGGDRADNGMQITVESFGFKHGLPLDVDLVLDCRFLPNPHWVDELRPLSGRDEPVKEYVLGQPAAVAFLDHLSKLLRLLVPAYQHEGKSYLTIAFGCTGGRHRSVAIAEEVAEQLRSRGERPAVSHRDIDR from the coding sequence ATCAGCGAGATCATCATCATCGCCGGGCTCTCCGGAGCCGGCCGCTCCCAGGCGGCCGACAACCTCGAGGACCTCGGCTGGTTCGTCATCGACAACCTGCCACCTGCACTCATGCCGAAGGTGTCCGAGCTGGCCCAGGCGCCCGGCTCGGGCTACGAGCGGGTGGGCCTGGTGGTGGGTGCGTCGGGGCCCGACCACAGCGAGGTGCTCGAGTCCCTGCGGGCGTTGCGCTCCACCGACGCGATGGTGCGGGTCCTGTTCCTCGACGCCTCCACCGAGGTGCTCGTGCGCCGCTACGAGAGCACCCGGCGCCGCCACCCGCTGGCCGACGGTGACCGATTGGCCGATGCCATCGAGCGCGAGCGCGAGCTGCTCGACCCCGTCAAGGCGGGCGCCGACGTGGTCATCGACACCACCGAGCTGAACATCCACCAGCTGAAAGCCCGCATCGGCGACCTCTTCGGCGGCGACCGGGCCGACAACGGCATGCAGATCACCGTCGAGTCGTTCGGGTTCAAGCACGGCCTGCCCCTCGACGTCGACCTCGTGCTCGACTGCCGCTTCCTGCCGAACCCCCACTGGGTGGACGAGTTGCGGCCCCTCTCGGGGCGGGACGAACCGGTCAAGGAGTACGTGCTGGGCCAGCCCGCCGCCGTCGCCTTCCTCGACCACCTCAGCAAGCTGCTCCGCCTGCTGGTGCCGGCCTACCAGCACGAAGGCAAGTCGTACCTGACCATCGCCTTCGGGTGCACCGGCGGCCGCCACCGCTCGGTCGCCATCGCCGAGGAGGTGGCGGAGCAGCTGCGCTCACGCGGGGAGCGCCCGGCGGTCAGCCATCGAGACATCGACCGTTGA
- a CDS encoding YvcK family protein, which produces MAAVGGGHGLAASLRAARRYAGELTAIVAVADDGGSSGRLRESIALPPPGDLRKCLAALAAEDSLLARAFDHRFDAGELEGHALGNLLITGLADAGGDFQAALDEVGRLLGAVGRVLPATTEPVVLKAEAGGDEVAGQVAVSNAVGITRVSLTPPDPPVAPGVVEAIEGADQIVIGPGSLYTSVLAAAAVPGVRAALARTSARKVYVCNLAPEIPETAGYGVGDHVDALRAHGLEVDVVVCHEGGLPTDGLDVEAVMRPIARPGGLAHDPALLAEVLAGLT; this is translated from the coding sequence GTGGCAGCCGTCGGCGGCGGTCACGGGCTCGCCGCGTCCTTGCGCGCCGCCCGCCGCTACGCCGGCGAGCTGACCGCCATCGTGGCGGTCGCCGACGACGGAGGCTCCAGCGGGCGGCTGCGCGAGAGCATCGCCCTGCCGCCGCCCGGCGACCTGCGCAAGTGCCTCGCCGCGCTCGCCGCCGAAGACTCGCTCCTGGCCCGGGCCTTCGACCACCGCTTCGACGCGGGGGAGCTGGAAGGCCACGCGCTGGGCAACCTGCTCATCACCGGCCTGGCCGACGCCGGCGGCGACTTCCAGGCCGCCCTCGACGAGGTCGGCCGTCTGCTGGGCGCGGTCGGGCGGGTCCTGCCCGCCACCACCGAGCCCGTCGTGTTGAAGGCCGAGGCCGGCGGCGACGAGGTGGCCGGTCAGGTGGCGGTGTCGAACGCAGTCGGCATCACCCGCGTGTCGCTGACGCCGCCTGATCCGCCCGTGGCACCCGGCGTCGTGGAGGCCATCGAGGGGGCGGACCAGATCGTGATCGGCCCCGGCTCCCTCTACACCAGCGTGCTGGCTGCCGCAGCGGTGCCGGGTGTGCGGGCGGCGCTGGCCCGGACGTCGGCCCGCAAGGTGTACGTCTGCAACCTGGCCCCGGAGATCCCCGAGACCGCCGGCTACGGCGTGGGTGACCACGTCGACGCCCTCCGGGCCCACGGCCTGGAGGTGGACGTCGTCGTCTGCCACGAGGGCGGCTTGCCCACCGACGGGCTCGACGTGGAGGCCGTGATGCGTCCCATCGCCCGCCCCGGCGGCCTCGCCCACGACCCCGCGCTGCTCGCCGAGGTCCTCGCCGGGCTCACGTGA
- a CDS encoding class I SAM-dependent methyltransferase, whose product MSAEGGRSGPDPRDPDDLWETHAGWWQDGFTEGADPEYEEQILPLAAEHLAGAHTVLDVGTGEGQVARLALAGGATRVLGVDPTLAQVVEAAQRGGGPTYARAGADRLPVASGSIDAVVACLVFEHIEAVDEAIAEVARVLAPGGRFLFFLNHPLLQTPNSGWIDDQVLDPPEQYWRIGPYLVEDRTIEQVENGVFIPFIHRPLSRYVNALAANGLVVTRMEEPAPPPGFLARAPEYQEASTIPRLLFLRAEPHPG is encoded by the coding sequence ATGAGCGCCGAGGGCGGCCGCAGCGGGCCTGATCCGCGGGACCCGGACGACCTCTGGGAGACCCACGCCGGCTGGTGGCAGGACGGCTTCACCGAGGGCGCCGACCCGGAGTACGAAGAGCAGATCCTGCCGTTGGCGGCCGAGCACCTCGCCGGTGCCCACACCGTGCTCGACGTCGGGACGGGGGAGGGGCAGGTCGCCCGACTCGCCCTCGCCGGCGGCGCCACCCGGGTGCTGGGCGTGGATCCGACCCTGGCGCAGGTGGTCGAGGCGGCGCAGCGTGGCGGCGGGCCGACCTACGCCCGCGCCGGCGCCGACCGGCTGCCGGTGGCGTCGGGCTCGATCGACGCGGTGGTGGCCTGCCTCGTGTTCGAGCACATCGAGGCGGTGGACGAGGCCATCGCGGAGGTGGCCCGGGTCCTGGCCCCCGGCGGTCGTTTCCTGTTCTTCCTCAACCATCCGCTGCTCCAGACGCCGAACAGCGGCTGGATCGACGACCAGGTGCTCGACCCACCCGAGCAGTACTGGCGCATCGGCCCGTATCTCGTCGAGGACCGCACCATCGAGCAGGTCGAGAACGGGGTGTTCATCCCCTTCATCCACCGACCCCTCAGCCGCTACGTGAACGCGTTGGCCGCCAATGGCCTCGTCGTGACCCGCATGGAGGAGCCGGCGCCGCCGCCGGGCTTCCTGGCCCGGGCCCCGGAGTACCAGGAGGCGTCGACCATTCCCCGCCTCCTGTTCCTGCGGGCGGAGCCGCACCCCGGCTGA
- a CDS encoding triose-phosphate isomerase, whose protein sequence is MPEARKPLISGNWKMHHNHFEAIQTVQKLSYALDAEDYLAVDVSVHPPFTDIRSVQTVIESDKMDMALGAQNCHWEDKGAFTGEVSPSMLAKLNVKYVIVGHSERRELFGETDEDVNRKARAVLAQQMTPILCCGETLEEREAGTTESKVEGQVRAGLAKITKEQVGGMVVAYEPIWAIGTGRTASAEDAQAVCGFIRGVVSSVAGAEAAATVRIQYGGSVKPNNAAELMGQPDIDGALVGGASLDPDDFSRIVRYRLG, encoded by the coding sequence ATGCCTGAGGCGCGCAAGCCGCTGATCAGCGGCAACTGGAAGATGCACCACAACCACTTCGAGGCCATCCAGACGGTTCAGAAGCTGTCGTACGCGCTCGACGCCGAGGACTACCTCGCCGTCGACGTGTCGGTGCACCCGCCCTTCACCGACATCCGCTCGGTCCAGACGGTCATCGAGTCGGACAAGATGGACATGGCCCTCGGCGCCCAGAACTGCCACTGGGAGGACAAGGGCGCCTTCACCGGCGAGGTCTCGCCGTCGATGCTGGCCAAGCTGAACGTGAAGTACGTGATCGTGGGCCACTCCGAGCGCCGTGAGCTCTTCGGCGAGACCGACGAGGACGTCAACCGCAAGGCCCGGGCCGTGCTGGCGCAGCAGATGACGCCCATCCTGTGCTGCGGCGAGACCCTCGAGGAGCGCGAGGCGGGCACCACCGAGTCGAAGGTCGAGGGCCAGGTGCGGGCCGGCCTCGCCAAGATCACCAAGGAGCAGGTCGGCGGCATGGTCGTCGCCTACGAGCCCATCTGGGCCATCGGCACCGGCCGCACGGCCAGCGCCGAGGACGCCCAGGCTGTCTGTGGGTTCATCCGCGGCGTGGTCTCATCGGTGGCCGGCGCGGAGGCTGCCGCCACCGTGCGCATCCAGTACGGCGGATCGGTGAAGCCCAACAACGCCGCCGAGCTGATGGGCCAGCCCGACATCGACGGTGCCCTCGTCGGCGGCGCCAGCCTGGACCCCGACGACTTCAGCCGCATCGTCCGCTACCGACTGGGCTGA
- the gap gene encoding type I glyceraldehyde-3-phosphate dehydrogenase — protein sequence MTIRVGVNGFGRIGRNFFRAVKEQGADIEFVAVNDLGDVATMAHLLKYDSVMGTLDADVKAVDGGIEIDGKALKVLAERDPAALPWGDLGVDVVVESTGFFTDRTKAAAHLEAGAPRVIISAPGKDADATFVVGVNDDTYDAEAHKVISNASCTTNCFVPMIKVLDDAFGVERGLMTTVHAYTGDQSLVDGPHSDLRRARSAAINIIPSSTGAARATGLVLEAMQGRLDGTSLRVPVPDGSITDFVGILDKEASVDEVNAAFEAAASSGPLSKVLKYSDEPIVSSDIVGTPYSCTFDSKLTMVSGNLVKILGWYDNEWGYSNRLVDLVEIVAA from the coding sequence ATGACCATCCGCGTCGGCGTCAACGGCTTCGGCCGCATCGGCCGCAACTTCTTCCGTGCCGTCAAGGAGCAGGGCGCCGACATCGAGTTCGTCGCCGTCAACGACTTGGGCGACGTCGCCACGATGGCGCACCTCCTCAAGTACGACTCGGTGATGGGCACCCTCGACGCCGACGTCAAGGCCGTCGACGGTGGCATCGAGATCGACGGCAAGGCCCTGAAGGTGCTGGCCGAGCGCGATCCCGCCGCCCTGCCGTGGGGCGATCTCGGCGTCGACGTCGTGGTCGAGTCCACCGGCTTCTTCACCGACCGGACCAAGGCCGCCGCCCACCTCGAGGCCGGCGCTCCCCGCGTCATCATCTCCGCCCCCGGCAAGGACGCCGACGCCACCTTCGTGGTCGGCGTGAACGACGACACCTACGACGCCGAGGCGCACAAGGTCATCTCGAACGCCTCCTGCACCACCAACTGCTTCGTGCCCATGATCAAGGTGCTCGACGACGCCTTCGGCGTCGAGCGCGGCCTCATGACCACCGTGCACGCCTACACCGGTGACCAGTCCCTCGTGGACGGCCCCCACAGCGACCTGCGCCGGGCCCGCAGCGCCGCCATCAACATCATCCCGTCGTCGACCGGCGCCGCCCGCGCCACCGGTCTCGTCCTCGAGGCCATGCAGGGTCGCCTCGACGGCACCTCCCTGCGGGTCCCCGTGCCCGACGGCTCCATCACCGACTTCGTGGGCATCCTCGACAAGGAGGCCTCGGTGGACGAGGTGAACGCCGCCTTCGAGGCCGCCGCCTCCTCGGGCCCGCTGTCCAAGGTGCTGAAGTACTCGGACGAGCCCATCGTGTCGTCGGACATCGTGGGCACGCCCTACTCCTGCACCTTCGACAGCAAGCTCACCATGGTGTCGGGGAACCTCGTGAAGATCCTCGGCTGGTACGACAACGAGTGGGGTTACTCGAACCGCCTCGTCGACCTCGTCGAGATCGTCGCCGCCTGA
- a CDS encoding cytochrome P450, with product MTVATRTSDAGGLFHRPARWGDMADWHEQVADLRRTEPILVVEDDEFSPFWVLTRHEDVFAVSRDDDHWKSTARVVLSPDAAQEEMLASPFVPRSLVQLDDHEHTAHRKVTNDWFKPAAVGARQSRIDAIADHFIDRMRALDGECDFAVDIAQPYTLRIIMDIYGVPESDEPMMMDLTQGIFGANDPEFLGDDTDPAMRVARSVMTFIQYFNEVTEDRRACPADDLASVIANGQVDGCPMGDAERLWYYILVATAGHDTTSFALSGGLEAILAHPGQWEALQDADDDAVARAADEMIRWTTPVRHFMRYATEPTTIRGVDIPDGGGVLLSYPSANRDEDVFADSMTFDVTRTDADRLLSFGVGAHFCLGAQFARRELRSFLRRLVDQLAELEPAGDAEWAQSHFVSGVKHLPIRYRWR from the coding sequence GTGACCGTCGCCACTCGGACGAGCGACGCCGGCGGGCTCTTCCACCGTCCCGCCCGCTGGGGCGACATGGCCGACTGGCACGAGCAGGTGGCCGACCTCCGCCGCACGGAGCCGATCCTGGTGGTCGAGGACGACGAGTTCAGCCCCTTCTGGGTGCTGACCCGCCACGAGGACGTGTTCGCGGTGTCCCGCGACGACGACCACTGGAAGAGCACGGCCCGGGTGGTCCTCTCCCCCGACGCTGCCCAGGAGGAGATGCTCGCCAGCCCGTTCGTCCCCCGCTCGCTCGTGCAGCTGGACGACCACGAGCACACGGCGCACCGCAAGGTGACCAACGACTGGTTCAAGCCCGCCGCGGTGGGCGCCCGTCAGTCCCGTATCGACGCCATCGCCGACCACTTCATCGACCGGATGCGCGCCCTCGACGGCGAGTGCGACTTCGCCGTCGACATCGCCCAGCCGTACACGCTGCGCATCATCATGGACATCTACGGCGTCCCCGAGTCGGACGAGCCGATGATGATGGACCTCACCCAGGGGATCTTCGGCGCCAACGACCCCGAGTTCCTCGGCGACGACACCGATCCCGCCATGCGGGTCGCCCGATCGGTGATGACGTTCATCCAGTACTTCAACGAGGTCACGGAGGACCGCCGGGCCTGCCCCGCCGACGACCTCGCCTCGGTCATCGCCAATGGCCAGGTCGACGGCTGCCCCATGGGTGACGCCGAGCGGCTCTGGTACTACATCCTCGTGGCCACCGCCGGCCATGACACGACGTCGTTCGCGCTCTCCGGCGGGCTCGAGGCGATCCTCGCCCACCCGGGGCAGTGGGAGGCGCTCCAGGACGCTGACGACGACGCCGTGGCCCGAGCGGCCGACGAGATGATCCGCTGGACCACCCCCGTGCGCCACTTCATGCGGTACGCCACGGAGCCGACGACCATCCGCGGCGTCGACATCCCCGACGGCGGCGGCGTGCTCCTCTCGTACCCGTCGGCCAACCGTGACGAGGACGTCTTCGCCGACTCGATGACCTTCGACGTCACCCGCACCGATGCCGACCGCCTGCTCTCCTTCGGCGTCGGCGCCCACTTCTGCCTCGGCGCCCAGTTCGCCCGCCGCGAGCTGCGCTCGTTCCTCCGCCGCCTGGTCGACCAGCTCGCCGAGCTCGAGCCCGCCGGCGACGCCGAATGGGCCCAGAGCCACTTCGTCAGCGGCGTGAAGCACCTCCCCATCCGCTACCGCTGGCGGTAG
- a CDS encoding VOC family protein — protein sequence MLLSAFNHVAVLTGDTERFLEFYANVFGATHEVLEDGDGFRATLVWVTPTSELNVFELRGNPEQERQVPMFGRGRLDHLAFEAASLEAFDEIRDRLLARDATDGFVTDFGPRAQRVLPGSGLVRSGGVPAEPRCDARSVQPARDTVSAVPPGGNAAA from the coding sequence ATGCTTCTGAGTGCCTTCAACCACGTCGCAGTGCTGACCGGTGACACCGAGCGGTTCCTCGAGTTCTACGCCAACGTGTTCGGCGCCACGCACGAGGTGCTGGAGGACGGCGACGGCTTCCGGGCCACGCTCGTCTGGGTCACGCCGACCTCCGAGCTCAACGTGTTCGAGCTGCGGGGCAACCCCGAGCAGGAGCGCCAGGTGCCGATGTTCGGTCGGGGCCGGCTGGACCACTTGGCGTTCGAGGCGGCCTCGCTCGAGGCCTTCGACGAGATCCGTGACCGCCTGCTCGCCCGCGACGCCACGGACGGCTTCGTCACGGACTTCGGCCCACGTGCTCAGCGTGTTCTTCCGGGATCCGGACTGGTTCGAAGCGGAGGTGTGCCTGCAGAACCCCGATGCGACGCCCGGTCGGTACAACCCGCCAGGGACACCGTCTCTGCGGTACCACCCGGCGGGAACGCCGCCGCCTGA
- the secG gene encoding preprotein translocase subunit SecG has protein sequence MLTAIVIGIQVIASLLLILLVLLHSGKGGGLSDMFGGGLGATAAGSTVVEKNLDRITVVAAVVFGFTTIALVLLLD, from the coding sequence GTGCTCACCGCCATCGTCATCGGGATCCAGGTCATCGCCAGCCTGCTGCTGATCCTGCTCGTGCTGCTGCACAGCGGCAAGGGCGGCGGCCTCTCCGACATGTTCGGTGGTGGCCTCGGCGCCACGGCGGCGGGCTCGACGGTCGTCGAGAAGAACCTCGACCGCATCACCGTGGTCGCCGCGGTGGTCTTCGGCTTCACGACCATCGCCCTCGTCCTTTTGCTCGACTGA
- a CDS encoding DUF3152 domain-containing protein, with translation MAHGRGRRLSLVALAALLVGSGLLVGCGGGDDAASGGGPNTTDATGTTLVQRAVSAVTPTTASTVPAPPPAPGTFVTAPGTSWPAGTGAPRTYTVEVETATGVDPTAFATFVDGTLSDPRSWIADGSLSVQRVEAGGSARIVLATPGTTDAMCAPLRTNGIYSCGQGNTAVINLDRWNEGIDVWTGPLEDYRHYVVNHEFGHVLAHGHDMCGGAGQLAPVMQQQTKGLDGCLPNGWPYP, from the coding sequence GTGGCCCACGGACGAGGGCGTCGGCTGTCCCTCGTCGCGCTGGCGGCCCTGCTGGTGGGGTCGGGGCTCCTGGTGGGGTGCGGTGGTGGTGACGATGCCGCCTCGGGCGGGGGGCCGAACACCACGGACGCCACCGGCACCACGTTGGTGCAGCGGGCGGTGAGCGCGGTGACGCCGACCACGGCGTCCACGGTCCCCGCTCCCCCGCCGGCGCCGGGCACCTTCGTGACCGCGCCGGGAACGAGCTGGCCGGCGGGCACGGGCGCGCCCCGCACCTATACGGTCGAGGTGGAGACCGCGACCGGCGTGGACCCGACGGCATTCGCCACCTTCGTCGACGGCACCCTGAGCGACCCCCGGAGCTGGATCGCCGACGGCAGCCTCAGCGTGCAGCGGGTCGAGGCCGGGGGATCGGCCCGCATCGTGCTGGCCACGCCGGGGACCACCGATGCGATGTGCGCCCCGCTGCGCACCAATGGGATCTACTCCTGCGGGCAGGGCAACACGGCGGTGATCAACCTCGACCGCTGGAACGAGGGCATCGACGTGTGGACGGGGCCCCTCGAGGACTACCGCCACTACGTCGTCAACCACGAGTTCGGCCACGTCCTGGCCCACGGCCACGACATGTGCGGCGGCGCCGGCCAGCTGGCGCCGGTCATGCAGCAGCAGACGAAGGGCCTCGACGGCTGCCTGCCGAACGGCTGGCCCTACCCCTGA